One window of the Alphaproteobacteria bacterium genome contains the following:
- a CDS encoding YbaB/EbfC family nucleoid-associated protein — protein sequence MKNLAQMMKQAQQMQTKMAEMQEQLAAVEIKGSSGAGLVEVTLNGKGDVRAVRIDPSLMSGDVEIVEDLIMAAHNDAKSKVEQHTSEEMKKLTGGLELPPGMKLPF from the coding sequence TTGAAAAATCTTGCGCAAATGATGAAGCAAGCCCAGCAGATGCAAACCAAGATGGCGGAGATGCAAGAGCAGCTCGCCGCCGTCGAGATCAAGGGGTCGTCGGGCGCCGGGCTCGTTGAAGTGACCCTCAACGGCAAAGGCGACGTTCGGGCAGTGCGGATCGACCCCTCGCTGATGTCTGGCGATGTGGAGATCGTCGAAGACCTGATCATGGCGGCGCATAACGATGCGAAATCCAAAGTTGAGCAGCACACGTCCGAGGAAATGAAAAAGCTGACCGGCGGCTTGGAGTTGCCGCCGGGAATGAAACTGCCGTTCTGA
- a CDS encoding DNA polymerase III subunit gamma/tau produces MSPPEQDPSYKVLARKYRPTTFTDMFVGQSAMVRTLANAFQTGRIAQAFVLTGVRGIGKTTTARIIARALNCVGPDGQAGPTIDPCGVCEHCKAIGEDRHVDVIEIDAASHTGVDNIREIIDNVRYLPASARYKIYIIDEVHMLSKPAFNALLKTLEEPPPHVKFIFATTEIRKVPVTVLSRCQRFDLRRLDSEVLIEHLGGIAKQEGVATEIGALAMIARAAEGSVRDALSLLDQAFAFCDGTVTEEAVQSMLGLADRARLIDLFEQTMGGKMAEALGTARQLYELGTDPVIVIQDLLEFVHWLTRLKVTRAAAEDLAATEVERVRGQEMAEKLTMGELTRTWQLLLKGLQEVQGAPAPYAACEMVLVRIGYAAALPPPADLVRTLEDGGRTQPGGEPQKSAPSPRPSDKGGASATASTASPASAVARAAPKAAVQPNAAVALSRFQDVVDLAEAQTEYILRSHLVTNVHFVRMEPGRIDLRLTDRAPPKLPQQLSRLLSNATGDTWLVSPSNEVGEPTLQEQQETQAAQRRGEAERHPLVRAALEHFPGAEIREVRDLVQPIAGQADETAGDTLDEDDIATEHDS; encoded by the coding sequence ATGTCGCCACCAGAGCAAGACCCGTCCTACAAGGTATTGGCACGAAAATACCGTCCCACGACCTTTACCGACATGTTTGTCGGGCAAAGCGCGATGGTACGGACCCTCGCGAACGCCTTCCAGACGGGGCGGATCGCCCAGGCATTTGTCCTCACCGGGGTTCGCGGTATCGGCAAGACGACGACGGCGCGCATTATCGCCCGGGCGTTGAATTGCGTCGGACCCGACGGTCAGGCCGGGCCCACGATCGACCCGTGCGGGGTCTGCGAACACTGCAAGGCGATTGGCGAGGACCGGCATGTCGATGTGATCGAGATCGACGCGGCAAGCCATACCGGTGTCGATAATATCCGCGAGATTATCGACAACGTACGCTACCTGCCGGCGTCCGCGCGCTACAAGATCTACATCATCGACGAAGTTCACATGTTGTCGAAGCCTGCCTTCAACGCGTTGCTCAAAACGCTCGAAGAGCCGCCGCCCCATGTGAAGTTCATCTTCGCGACGACGGAGATTCGCAAGGTCCCGGTCACCGTGCTGTCGCGCTGCCAACGGTTCGATCTCCGGCGGCTGGATTCGGAAGTCCTCATCGAACATCTCGGCGGTATCGCCAAGCAAGAAGGCGTTGCGACGGAGATCGGCGCCCTCGCCATGATTGCCCGCGCCGCGGAGGGTTCGGTGCGCGACGCCCTGTCGCTCCTGGATCAGGCATTCGCCTTTTGCGATGGGACGGTCACCGAAGAGGCCGTGCAAAGCATGCTCGGCCTTGCCGACCGGGCGCGGTTGATCGATCTGTTCGAACAGACGATGGGCGGCAAGATGGCCGAGGCGCTGGGCACCGCGCGGCAACTATATGAGCTGGGTACCGACCCGGTCATCGTGATTCAGGATCTGCTTGAGTTCGTTCACTGGCTCACGCGACTGAAAGTGACGCGGGCGGCGGCGGAGGACTTGGCTGCGACCGAAGTCGAGCGCGTGCGCGGCCAAGAGATGGCCGAAAAACTGACGATGGGGGAATTGACTCGCACCTGGCAACTCCTTCTCAAGGGACTTCAGGAAGTGCAAGGGGCGCCGGCGCCCTATGCCGCGTGCGAGATGGTCTTGGTCCGCATCGGCTATGCCGCCGCATTACCGCCACCGGCGGATCTGGTGCGAACCCTTGAAGATGGAGGGCGGACGCAACCCGGCGGCGAACCGCAAAAGAGTGCGCCGTCGCCACGACCCAGCGACAAAGGCGGCGCTTCGGCGACCGCGTCGACCGCAAGTCCAGCGAGCGCCGTCGCCCGCGCCGCGCCGAAGGCCGCCGTTCAGCCCAACGCCGCCGTCGCGCTGTCGCGTTTTCAGGATGTCGTCGACCTTGCCGAAGCCCAGACCGAATACATCCTCCGCAGCCACTTGGTCACCAACGTCCATTTCGTGCGCATGGAACCCGGTCGAATCGATCTGCGCTTGACCGACCGGGCGCCGCCCAAGCTGCCACAGCAACTGAGCCGCCTGCTGAGCAACGCCACCGGCGACACGTGGTTGGTATCGCCGTCCAACGAAGTTGGCGAGCCGACGCTGCAAGAGCAACAGGAAACCCAGGCGGCGCAACGCCGCGGCGAAGCGGAGCGACATCCCCTGGTGCGCGCGGCACTGGAACACTTCCCCGGCGCTGAAATACGCGAAGTACGCGATTTGGTACAGCCAATTGCCGGTCAGGCGGACGAAACCGCCGGCGACACGCTCGACGAAGACGACATAGCGACGGAGCACGACAGTTGA
- the nudC gene encoding NAD(+) diphosphatase: protein MTLACASSIGVQLLDDIMQALDTFEGNVFSGSQLDRAGNMRRNPDWLATQIQAPTARFLPIWQLKVPVAVEPAPHLFWLSPAQANGHLVDANPILLGVDGTGTPYFALDADIGPAPAFDGVEFQEVRSVAPTVTRSDAALLAQARSLVDWHQRHGFCAVCGSATQMRDAGYVRRCSNTACGAQHFPRTDPVVIMLIQRGDYCLVGRQKWFPTGFYSTLAGFMEPGESIEEAVRREVQEESGIVVGEVRYHSSQPWPYPSSLMIGCFGEALGDEIVVDKLELEDARWVDRDTVRRAIDHVTAKAFDPFAQQNATPSADQPELLVPAPMAIAHQLMRSWVYPSAT from the coding sequence GTGACCCTCGCTTGCGCATCCAGCATCGGGGTGCAACTGTTGGACGACATCATGCAAGCGCTCGACACCTTCGAAGGTAACGTCTTTTCCGGCAGTCAACTGGACCGCGCGGGGAATATGCGGCGCAATCCGGATTGGTTGGCGACCCAGATTCAGGCGCCGACCGCACGCTTCTTGCCCATCTGGCAGCTCAAAGTGCCGGTGGCCGTCGAACCGGCTCCGCATCTATTTTGGCTCTCCCCTGCCCAGGCCAACGGCCACCTCGTCGACGCCAACCCGATCCTTCTCGGGGTTGACGGGACCGGGACGCCCTATTTCGCGCTCGATGCAGATATCGGCCCCGCACCGGCGTTCGACGGTGTCGAATTTCAAGAGGTCCGATCGGTCGCGCCGACCGTCACGCGCAGCGATGCGGCGCTACTGGCCCAGGCGCGATCGCTGGTCGATTGGCATCAACGCCATGGGTTTTGCGCGGTCTGCGGGTCGGCAACCCAAATGCGGGACGCCGGCTACGTGCGGCGCTGTTCGAACACGGCCTGCGGCGCCCAACACTTCCCCCGAACCGATCCCGTGGTGATCATGCTGATCCAGCGCGGCGATTACTGCCTCGTAGGCCGCCAGAAATGGTTTCCGACCGGCTTCTACTCGACCTTGGCCGGTTTCATGGAACCGGGCGAGTCTATCGAAGAAGCGGTCCGCCGGGAGGTTCAGGAGGAATCCGGGATCGTGGTCGGCGAAGTGCGCTACCATTCCTCGCAGCCCTGGCCTTACCCCTCGTCTCTCATGATCGGTTGTTTCGGCGAAGCCCTGGGCGACGAGATTGTCGTCGACAAATTGGAACTTGAAGACGCCCGCTGGGTCGACCGCGATACGGTCCGCCGCGCCATCGATCACGTCACCGCCAAGGCCTTCGATCCATTCGCGCAACAGAACGCGACGCCCAGCGCCGATCAACCCGAGTTGCTGGTTCCCGCCCCCATGGCGATCGCGCACCAATTGATGCGCTCCTGGGTGTATCCCAGCGCGACCTAG
- a CDS encoding prephenate dehydratase yields MVASSDTLIAFQGYPGAYSHLACREAFPDLEALPCESFEDAFDAVKTGRAHLAMIPIENSVAGRVADIHTLMPDSGLFIVGEHFQRVNHCLLGVKGATVADLRVVHSHIQALSQCRNLIRDLRLAAEIEADTAGSAKDIAAAGDKSQAAIASDLAGEIYGLDIIRRDIEDADHNTTRFVVLSRTAKRPALGSGPAMTSFVFQVRNVPSALYKAMGGFATNGVNMTKLESYQVGGSFNATQFYADVEGHAEDKNVSLALEELHFFTSKLKILGVYPAHPFRGRG; encoded by the coding sequence GTGGTAGCGTCCAGCGACACCTTGATCGCGTTCCAGGGATACCCCGGGGCCTATTCGCATCTTGCCTGCCGGGAGGCTTTTCCCGACCTCGAGGCGCTGCCCTGCGAATCCTTCGAAGACGCCTTCGATGCGGTCAAGACCGGCCGGGCGCACCTTGCCATGATCCCGATCGAGAATTCGGTCGCCGGCCGGGTGGCCGACATTCATACCCTGATGCCGGACTCCGGGCTGTTTATCGTCGGCGAGCATTTCCAGCGCGTGAATCACTGCCTGTTGGGCGTGAAGGGCGCGACGGTTGCCGACCTCCGCGTCGTCCATAGCCATATCCAGGCGCTGAGCCAGTGCCGCAACCTCATCCGCGACCTCCGGCTCGCGGCCGAGATCGAGGCCGATACGGCGGGCTCGGCCAAGGATATCGCCGCCGCGGGCGATAAGTCCCAGGCAGCGATCGCCTCGGATCTTGCCGGCGAGATTTACGGACTGGATATCATCCGCCGCGACATCGAAGACGCCGACCACAACACGACCCGTTTTGTGGTGTTGTCGCGCACGGCGAAACGTCCGGCCCTCGGCAGCGGACCTGCGATGACGTCGTTCGTTTTTCAGGTGCGCAATGTGCCCTCGGCGCTCTACAAGGCGATGGGCGGCTTCGCCACCAACGGCGTCAACATGACCAAGCTGGAGAGCTATCAGGTCGGCGGCAGCTTCAATGCAACGCAGTTCTACGCCGATGTCGAAGGACATGCCGAGGACAAGAACGTCAGCCTCGCCCTGGAGGAACTGCACTTCTTTACGTCGAAGCTGAAGATTCTGGGCGTTTACCCCGCCCACCCGTTCCGCGGTCGCGGCTAG
- a CDS encoding 3-deoxy-manno-octulosonate cytidylyltransferase, whose product MISKRSIDRPIVVIPARMASTRLPGKPLADIGGVPMIVHVWRRACEADIGAVVVACAEQEIADAVTGAGGRAVLTRPDHPSGSDRVCEALDKIGAASELVVNLQGDLPTIDPGDIRKLAATLESAPPSADIATLVTEIRCDDEANDPNVAKAVVAFPPGTDIARALYFSRLPVPAGDAARYHHIGIYAYRRKSLERFVALPPSALEKSERLEQLRALEAGMTILARRVDSVPLGVDTPAQLAEARRILC is encoded by the coding sequence ATGATCTCTAAGCGTTCAATCGACCGTCCGATCGTCGTGATTCCGGCGCGCATGGCATCAACCCGTCTGCCGGGCAAGCCGCTGGCCGATATTGGCGGTGTTCCCATGATCGTCCATGTATGGCGCCGCGCTTGCGAAGCAGATATCGGGGCGGTGGTTGTCGCGTGTGCCGAACAGGAAATCGCCGATGCCGTTACCGGCGCAGGGGGGCGCGCCGTCCTGACCCGCCCCGATCATCCGTCCGGATCGGACCGGGTCTGCGAGGCCTTGGACAAGATTGGGGCAGCGTCGGAGCTGGTCGTTAACCTGCAGGGCGATCTGCCGACGATCGACCCCGGCGACATCCGCAAATTGGCAGCGACACTAGAATCGGCCCCGCCGAGTGCCGATATCGCGACCTTGGTGACGGAAATCCGGTGCGATGACGAAGCCAACGACCCCAATGTGGCCAAGGCGGTCGTCGCTTTTCCACCTGGCACCGATATCGCGCGCGCTCTCTATTTTTCACGCCTGCCGGTGCCCGCAGGCGATGCGGCGCGCTATCACCACATCGGCATCTACGCGTACCGTCGCAAGTCCTTGGAGCGGTTTGTCGCCCTGCCGCCAAGTGCATTGGAAAAGAGCGAGCGTTTGGAGCAACTCCGGGCGCTCGAAGCGGGGATGACGATCCTCGCGCGCCGCGTTGACAGCGTTCCGCTTGGTGTCGATACTCCGGCACAACTCGCCGAGGCGAGGCGAATTTTGTGTTGA
- a CDS encoding cytochrome c family protein — MNSFELNKYAGAILATILVVFVVSMISDTLMHPHELEGQVYGEITVAEDSHGGPAEVAEETPPLPVLLAAANVETGERVSKKCGSCHTFEKDGANKVGPNLYNVLGAAPAGKDFAYSSAMQEKGGQWSFATLDAFLASPRTALPGTKMSYAGLKRAEERAALLLYMRQQSDSPLPLPTD; from the coding sequence ATGAATTCGTTTGAGTTGAACAAGTATGCCGGCGCCATCCTCGCGACGATCTTGGTCGTTTTTGTCGTCTCCATGATCAGCGACACCTTGATGCACCCCCATGAGCTTGAAGGCCAGGTCTACGGCGAGATCACCGTCGCCGAGGACAGCCATGGCGGGCCGGCCGAGGTCGCCGAAGAGACCCCGCCCCTTCCGGTGCTGCTTGCCGCGGCAAACGTCGAAACCGGCGAACGGGTCTCCAAGAAATGCGGCTCGTGCCACACCTTCGAGAAGGACGGCGCCAACAAAGTCGGCCCGAACCTCTACAACGTCCTGGGCGCCGCACCGGCTGGCAAGGATTTCGCCTATTCCAGCGCAATGCAGGAAAAAGGCGGCCAGTGGTCCTTCGCCACCCTCGACGCGTTCCTCGCCTCGCCCCGCACCGCCCTCCCAGGCACCAAGATGAGCTACGCCGGGCTGAAACGCGCGGAAGAACGCGCGGCACTCTTGCTGTACATGCGTCAGCAGAGCGACTCGCCGCTCCCGCTCCCGACCGACTGA
- the hisN gene encoding histidinol-phosphatase gives MADRCPREFLAFAETLAAASGTVIRQYFRQPFEIVSKTDESPVTIADRDAETAMRALIRATYPDHGILGEEFGRERDDAEYQWILDPIDGTGSFISGKPIFGTLIALWHQGQPLLGLIDQPISGERWIGAAGHGTTLNGQPAHTRPCPSLDAALLDATDPSMFVHEPRFEALRRAVARNRWGSDCYAYALLASGHIDLVVEKGLKLWDFATLVPVIEQAGGIITDWQGNPLHPGADGHVLAAGDARVHAAALTVLNG, from the coding sequence GTGGCGGACCGCTGCCCCAGAGAGTTCCTCGCCTTTGCCGAAACACTGGCAGCGGCGTCAGGCACGGTCATTCGTCAATATTTTCGCCAGCCCTTCGAGATCGTCTCGAAAACCGACGAATCCCCGGTCACGATTGCCGACCGCGACGCCGAAACGGCCATGCGTGCGCTTATTCGCGCGACCTACCCGGACCACGGCATCCTCGGCGAGGAATTCGGGCGCGAGCGCGACGACGCTGAATACCAGTGGATTCTCGACCCGATCGACGGCACCGGATCGTTTATCTCGGGCAAGCCGATATTCGGCACACTGATCGCGCTTTGGCACCAAGGCCAACCGCTCCTGGGACTGATCGACCAGCCCATATCGGGCGAACGCTGGATCGGTGCCGCCGGCCATGGCACGACGCTCAACGGCCAGCCGGCCCACACCCGGCCCTGCCCGAGCCTTGACGCTGCCCTACTCGATGCGACCGACCCGTCGATGTTTGTGCACGAGCCACGCTTCGAAGCCCTGCGCCGCGCGGTCGCGCGCAACCGGTGGGGCAGCGACTGCTACGCCTACGCGCTGCTAGCGTCCGGCCACATCGACCTAGTGGTCGAGAAGGGGTTGAAACTTTGGGACTTCGCGACGCTTGTGCCAGTCATCGAACAGGCCGGCGGGATCATCACCGACTGGCAGGGTAACCCCCTGCATCCGGGCGCCGACGGCCATGTCCTCGCGGCGGGCGATGCCCGGGTCCACGCAGCGGCCCTTACCGTTCTCAACGGCTGA
- a CDS encoding extracellular solute-binding protein yields the protein MVLRGAFVACLCLVATSIAFPAHAQSAAERHALVQFGAPKYGPDFAHFDYVNPAAPKGGQFRQLATGTFDTLNPFILKGTSAAGIGLIFETLLTGSLDEVDTSAEYGLIAKSIEVPDDFSWVIFNLRPEARWHDGNPITADDVVFSFEALTTKGHPFYRQYYANVASAEKIDDLRVKFTFSGPPNRELPNIVGQLSIIPKHYYENVDFTATSLEPPVASGPYRIKNFEPGRFIEYERVEDYWGAALPVNVGRYNFGAVRYDYYRDATVAREAFKSYEFDTFPEFSAKDWATGYDFPAFRNGLVKKEEIPDATSPGMQALVFNTRRDIFADRRVRQAIGLAFDFEWSNKALFFGQYQRTTSYFENMELASSGLPQDAELDYLTPFKDQLPPEIFTKPFTVPKTDGSGNPRRELREAARLLKAAGWEVRDGTLTHGETGTPLRFEVLLVQPSLEKIILPFIGNLEKLGVKATVRTVDTAQYQSRLDTFDFDMVVTTFRQSFSPGNEQRDFWGSAAADLNGGRNLAGIKDPVVDALIDHIVGAPDRPSLVAATRALDRVLLWGHYVIPQYYVPTDRLAFWDKFGRPETNPKFGVDIFSWWIDAEKLARVEAGRRP from the coding sequence ATGGTGCTACGCGGAGCCTTCGTTGCTTGCCTTTGCCTGGTCGCAACGTCGATTGCGTTCCCCGCGCACGCCCAGAGCGCCGCGGAGCGACACGCGCTGGTCCAGTTTGGCGCCCCGAAATACGGCCCCGATTTTGCCCATTTCGACTATGTGAATCCGGCCGCGCCGAAGGGCGGGCAGTTCCGCCAATTGGCAACTGGAACGTTCGACACCCTCAACCCCTTCATCCTAAAAGGAACGTCGGCCGCCGGGATCGGCTTGATCTTCGAAACTCTACTGACGGGCTCGTTGGACGAAGTCGATACCAGCGCCGAATACGGCCTCATCGCTAAAAGCATCGAGGTCCCCGACGATTTTTCTTGGGTGATCTTCAACCTCAGACCCGAGGCCCGGTGGCACGACGGCAATCCGATTACTGCCGACGACGTGGTGTTCAGTTTCGAGGCGCTCACAACGAAGGGGCATCCGTTCTACCGGCAGTACTACGCGAATGTCGCTAGCGCCGAAAAGATCGACGACCTTCGCGTGAAGTTCACCTTCAGCGGGCCACCCAACCGTGAACTCCCAAACATCGTCGGGCAGTTGTCGATTATTCCCAAGCACTATTACGAGAACGTCGATTTTACCGCGACTAGCCTGGAACCGCCGGTCGCCAGCGGACCCTACCGGATCAAGAATTTCGAACCCGGACGTTTCATCGAGTACGAACGCGTGGAAGATTATTGGGGGGCGGCGCTCCCGGTGAACGTCGGGCGCTACAACTTCGGCGCGGTCCGCTACGACTATTACCGCGACGCAACAGTGGCGCGCGAAGCCTTCAAATCCTACGAGTTCGACACCTTCCCCGAATTCTCCGCCAAGGATTGGGCAACCGGCTACGACTTCCCTGCATTCAGAAACGGGTTGGTCAAAAAGGAAGAGATTCCCGACGCGACCTCCCCCGGTATGCAAGCGCTGGTGTTCAACACCCGCCGCGACATCTTTGCGGATCGCCGGGTGCGCCAAGCCATCGGCCTCGCGTTCGATTTCGAATGGTCGAACAAAGCGCTCTTCTTCGGTCAGTACCAGCGCACGACAAGTTATTTCGAAAATATGGAGCTCGCGTCGAGCGGCCTCCCGCAGGACGCGGAGCTCGACTACCTGACGCCGTTCAAAGACCAACTCCCGCCCGAGATCTTTACCAAACCCTTCACGGTCCCCAAGACTGACGGGTCCGGAAACCCCCGCCGCGAGCTGCGCGAAGCGGCGCGCCTTCTGAAGGCCGCCGGATGGGAGGTCAGGGACGGCACCTTGACCCACGGGGAAACCGGGACCCCGCTTCGCTTCGAAGTCCTCTTGGTCCAACCGAGCCTCGAAAAAATCATCCTGCCGTTCATCGGCAACTTGGAGAAGCTGGGCGTGAAGGCGACGGTTCGGACGGTGGATACGGCGCAATACCAAAGCCGGTTGGATACCTTCGATTTCGATATGGTCGTCACGACCTTCCGCCAATCCTTTTCGCCCGGCAATGAGCAGCGGGATTTTTGGGGATCGGCGGCGGCGGATCTCAACGGCGGGCGAAATCTAGCCGGAATCAAAGACCCCGTGGTTGACGCCTTGATCGACCACATCGTCGGGGCGCCCGACCGACCGTCCTTGGTCGCGGCGACCCGTGCTTTGGATCGCGTCCTGCTGTGGGGCCACTACGTGATCCCGCAATACTACGTCCCGACCGACCGGCTGGCCTTTTGGGACAAGTTCGGCCGGCCCGAAACAAACCCAAAGTTTGGCGTCGATATCTTCTCCTGGTGGATCGACGCCGAAAAGTTGGCGCGCGTGGAGGCGGGCCGGCGGCCCTGA
- a CDS encoding extracellular solute-binding protein — protein sequence MKRILALAVFAIVCSTAATAEPRHGISTFGDLKYPAGFPHFDYVNPDAPKGGVVRLAGGEGTFDTVNPFTLKGIRFRGDAGSVMSLPYDTLMVRSGDEPDAMYGLVADSAEIAEDKTSITFTLRAEARWHDGSAITAEDIVFTFEALKNDPGAFPAFRIVLRDVIGVEALGDAAVRYTFDPAAAALRDLPATVAGLPILSKRDFANRAFGETTFDPPLGNGPYRIAEVNPGRSIVLERVPDYWAADLPVNRGRNNFGQIQLEFYRDRDVQHEAFKSGAFDFHEEFTSRIWATGYDFPATRDGRVIKEAVPNLGPASRQYFVINLRREKFQDRRVRQAINHAFDFEWTNTNLFYSVYERANSIYQNTDMAAAAPPTGAELALLEPFRDRLPPEVFTTVYQQPRSDGSGNNRRNLRRAQQLFADAGWTVQEGRLKNERGETMSIEFLTFSPTFERVFAPIVQNLKRIGADASIRIVDSSQYAQRVDQDRDFDITTAAFGVSPTPGVGERGFWNSAFADQPGSNNDGGIKDPVVDDLVERLASAQDRQSLTVAARALDRVLLWNQYIIPQWFRSTYTIAYWDMFGRPDTAPIYGLGFLDTWWIDPAKAARLNRDKP from the coding sequence ATGAAGAGGATTCTCGCTCTCGCCGTTTTTGCGATCGTCTGTTCGACTGCAGCTACGGCCGAACCGCGCCACGGCATTTCGACGTTCGGGGACCTTAAGTACCCCGCTGGCTTTCCTCATTTCGACTACGTCAACCCGGATGCGCCTAAGGGTGGCGTTGTCCGACTCGCCGGCGGCGAAGGCACCTTCGACACCGTCAATCCGTTTACGTTGAAAGGCATTCGTTTCCGCGGCGACGCCGGCTCGGTGATGTCGCTCCCCTACGACACGCTGATGGTGCGCAGCGGCGACGAGCCCGACGCGATGTACGGTCTCGTCGCCGATTCCGCCGAAATCGCCGAGGACAAAACCTCAATCACCTTTACGTTGCGCGCCGAGGCGCGTTGGCACGACGGCTCCGCCATCACCGCCGAGGATATCGTCTTCACCTTCGAAGCGTTGAAGAACGATCCTGGCGCCTTTCCCGCCTTTCGCATCGTGTTGCGCGACGTTATCGGCGTCGAGGCACTTGGCGATGCAGCGGTGCGCTATACCTTCGATCCGGCGGCCGCTGCCCTGCGCGACCTGCCCGCGACCGTTGCGGGACTCCCGATCCTGTCAAAACGGGACTTCGCAAACCGCGCGTTCGGCGAGACCACCTTCGATCCGCCGCTCGGGAACGGCCCCTATCGCATTGCCGAGGTCAATCCAGGCCGCTCCATCGTGCTTGAACGCGTCCCCGACTACTGGGCCGCAGACCTTCCGGTCAACCGCGGCCGCAACAACTTCGGACAAATCCAGCTGGAGTTCTACCGCGACCGCGACGTTCAGCACGAAGCGTTCAAATCCGGCGCGTTCGACTTCCACGAGGAATTCACCTCTCGAATCTGGGCGACCGGTTACGATTTCCCCGCAACCCGAGATGGGCGCGTCATTAAGGAGGCGGTACCCAACCTTGGTCCGGCGTCGCGCCAATACTTCGTGATCAATCTCCGGCGCGAGAAATTCCAAGACCGGCGCGTCCGCCAGGCTATCAACCACGCCTTCGACTTCGAGTGGACCAATACCAATCTGTTCTACAGCGTCTACGAGCGCGCCAACAGCATCTACCAAAACACCGATATGGCCGCCGCCGCGCCACCAACCGGCGCCGAACTCGCTCTCCTCGAACCGTTCCGCGACCGGCTGCCGCCGGAGGTGTTCACAACCGTCTACCAACAACCGCGCTCCGATGGCTCGGGCAACAACAGGCGGAACCTGCGGCGGGCCCAGCAACTGTTCGCCGACGCGGGATGGACCGTGCAAGAAGGTCGGCTCAAGAACGAACGCGGCGAAACGATGTCGATCGAATTCCTGACGTTCTCACCGACGTTCGAGCGGGTTTTCGCACCGATCGTCCAGAACCTGAAACGCATCGGCGCCGACGCGTCCATTCGGATCGTCGACTCAAGCCAATACGCCCAGCGCGTCGACCAAGACCGCGATTTCGACATCACCACGGCGGCGTTTGGCGTCTCGCCGACCCCAGGTGTCGGCGAACGCGGTTTCTGGAACTCGGCCTTCGCCGATCAGCCCGGCAGCAACAACGATGGCGGCATCAAGGATCCGGTCGTCGATGACCTGGTCGAACGCCTTGCCAGCGCCCAAGACCGCCAAAGCTTGACCGTGGCCGCACGGGCGCTAGACCGCGTCCTTCTTTGGAACCAGTACATCATCCCGCAATGGTTTCGCAGCACCTACACCATTGCCTATTGGGACATGTTCGGACGACCGGACACGGCACCGATCTACGGCCTCGGATTTCTCGACACCTGGTGGATCGATCCTGCCAAAGCGGCGCGGCTCAATCGCGACAAACCCTAG